The following coding sequences lie in one Candidatus Neptunochlamydia sp. REUL1 genomic window:
- a CDS encoding 30S ribosomal protein S15 — MSAHTQSPLTSHLISTKQAAQIIGCSVDSLKGYISRGALRPSKTVSGRNFYCEEKIRNFTPPSKVHRGKSLSSKSSTVSSIDVVEMRDVIKKWRTSPQDNSSSDVEIGVYTEKIQRLEMDMRATPRESSEFVGMRKQLVKYVFERRKLLNYLQKSHFSRYLKAMKRINS, encoded by the coding sequence TTGTCAGCACATACACAATCGCCATTAACAAGCCATCTAATCAGCACAAAACAAGCCGCACAGATCATCGGTTGTTCTGTAGATTCACTCAAAGGCTACATTTCTAGAGGGGCTCTTCGTCCAAGCAAGACAGTTAGCGGTAGGAATTTCTACTGCGAGGAAAAGATTCGCAACTTCACTCCCCCAAGCAAAGTCCATAGGGGAAAGTCACTTTCGAGTAAATCAAGCACAGTTTCTAGCATTGACGTAGTTGAAATGCGCGACGTCATCAAAAAATGGAGAACCTCCCCGCAGGATAATTCTTCCAGTGATGTAGAAATTGGAGTCTATACCGAAAAGATTCAAAGGTTAGAAATGGATATGAGAGCTACTCCACGGGAGTCTTCCGAATTTGTAGGCATGAGAAAACAGCTGGTGAAATATGTTTTTGAAAGAAGAAAGCTTTTGAATTATCTTCAAAAA
- a CDS encoding putative dsRNA-binding protein, with product MFVDKFNIELEDSLEFAEKNWKSLLNEWAQKNRMGQLIFSLAERNGPDHAPIFKVNLTLNGDDISTGESTSKKQAEQIAAKTAYEKLVPKP from the coding sequence ATGTTTGTTGATAAATTCAATATTGAGCTGGAGGATTCTTTAGAATTTGCTGAAAAGAATTGGAAGAGCCTCTTAAATGAATGGGCACAAAAGAACCGTATGGGGCAGTTAATCTTCTCTCTCGCAGAACGAAACGGTCCTGATCATGCTCCAATATTCAAAGTAAACCTGACCCTGAATGGTGACGATATTTCTACAGGAGAAAGCACATCTAAGAAGCAAGCAGAACAAATAGCTGCGAAGACTGCTTACGAAAAGCTTGTTCCTAAACCGTGA
- a CDS encoding recombinase family protein, whose amino-acid sequence MSYPSTFSGQGQYARVSSIGQSLSVQRSKLKDCGKLFEEKSSGLDGNRQQLRECLDYVREGDVLIVTRLDRLARSTLHLCQIAELLQKKGVTLVVRDQQIDTDTSSGRLLFNMLGAIGQFETEIRAERQAEGILKARENGVRFGRKRTITDKQVQEVKDKRAHGVLIKDLMKEYNLSKPSIYRYLADQAT is encoded by the coding sequence ATATCATATCCGTCCACTTTTTCGGGGCAAGGTCAATACGCAAGAGTCAGTTCAATTGGACAAAGCTTGTCTGTACAACGCAGTAAACTAAAAGACTGCGGTAAACTCTTCGAAGAGAAATCTAGTGGACTTGATGGAAATAGGCAGCAGCTTAGAGAATGCCTTGATTATGTTAGAGAAGGTGATGTGCTTATTGTGACAAGATTAGATCGCCTGGCACGATCAACACTGCACTTATGTCAAATCGCTGAGCTTCTTCAAAAGAAAGGTGTTACTCTTGTTGTAAGAGACCAGCAGATTGATACGGATACTTCATCTGGTAGATTATTATTTAACATGCTTGGAGCTATCGGGCAGTTCGAAACAGAGATAAGAGCAGAGAGACAGGCAGAGGGGATTCTGAAAGCAAGAGAGAATGGAGTGAGATTTGGGAGGAAAAGAACGATCACTGACAAGCAAGTCCAGGAAGTAAAAGATAAGAGAGCTCATGGTGTCTTAATCAAAGACCTCATGAAAGAGTATAACCTGTCGAAGCCAAGCATCTATAGATATCTTGCTGATCAGGCTACTTAA